The Thermodesulfovibrionales bacterium region ACTGGGATTGCCTTCCGCCGTCGGAAACGGGGTCCAATTTAGCGGATCCGGGGCAAAGATGACGATCGCTAAAACACCGTCATTTAATTTTGCAAAGGGGTTTACCTTTTCAGCCTGGGTCCGTCCCAGCCAGCCCACAGGCAACGTAACCCTTTTCTCGTGGGGAGAACGGGGTGAGTCCATCATGATAGGCATTGACGATATGAAGGCGTACAGCAGCCTCGACCTCGGAGGAGGGCGGAATGGTTCTACTCTCAAGACAGCGGTCTTGGACCCGAAACACTGGCACCACCTGGCTCTCACCGTAGATCCTGAAAAGCATATCACGCTGTACGTTGACGGTGCCGAGGCTGCTTCGAGCAAATTCAAGGGGACAGTGCCGGCGCCCTCCGGGGATATGGCCATTGGCGCCTCGGCAACCGGGATCAATTCCTTCGCAGGAGACCTCGATGAGGTGGAGTTGTCTAATATTGCGAGAACGGGGGCCTGGATCAAAGAGGCATTCCAGAGTCAGGGACAGGATGGTCTGCTCACGTCTGTCCTTGACGAAGAGTCAGGCAGCGGAGAGACCGAATCGCTGACGGTCCATCTCATGAGGGTCATTGTCCGGACCATAACTCTCGACGGCTGGCTCATTATCGGTTTCCTCGTCATCATGGGTTGTGCGTCCCTGTTTATCTTTCAGCGGAAGGTCATGACGCTCCGCCAGTCGAGAAAGGGAAACGAAGTATTTTCACAGTCCTTCCGCCAAATCGGGCATCTCACGGAACTGCTCGAAAGAGATCAGGACTTTCTCGGCTCGTCTCTCTACAAGGTCTATTCCGCCGGATGCGAGGAGTTGAAGAGATTGGCCGAGAAGACAGGAGAATCGTCTACCAAGGGGAAGGGCCTCTCCGGAAGGGCCATGGAAGGATTCAGGGCCGCCGTTGAGAAAGAGGCGATGTACGAGAGCAGGAGGCTGTCAGCCGGGATGGTCATCTTGAACATGAGCGTTGCGGGCGGGCCTTTTCTCGGTCTCCTGGGCACGGTCTGGGGTGTTATGAACACCTTTGCCAACCTGGCGGAGAGCGGTGAGGCGAATCTTACTGCCATTGCGCCGGGTGTTGCCTCGGCCCTTGCCTGCACGCTTGCGGGGCTCTTGGTCGCCATCCCCTCTCTCTTCGCAAGCAGTTATGTGACCGGTTACATCAAGAACGTGAATGCAGACATGAATGTCTTCATAGACGATTTTATCCTCAGGCTGCAGGAGGAACGGGGAGACGGACGATGAGAAAGAACCCTTATGATGACAATGAAATATACGATGAGATCAATGTGGTTCCGATGCTGGACCTTGCCTGGAACCTTCTCCTCGTGTTTATGATCGTTGTGACCGCTTCGGTCCAGGGCATCAGCGTCAACCTTCCGAAGGCGAGCGCGGCAACGGGCAAGGTGAAGGCGACAACAAAGGCGATAACCATTACAGCGGAAGGAACGATCTACCTTGACAGCTTCCCTGTGACCATGGGAGAACTGGAGGATAGGCTCCGCCAGTACAAGGCTGCAGACCCCAATTTCCCGGTGGTGATCCGTGGAGATGAGAAGATAGAATACAAGAGTGTTATCGAAATTCTCGATCTCCTGCAGAAACTGGAGATCAACCAGCTTGCGCTCGTGACGCAGAAGCTTGTCAAGTGAGGAGCTGAGAAGAAACGGGGACCATGCCCGCGAAGCAGGATAAGAGAATCTCCGTTGTGTCGTGGGCGCTGTTTGGCCTGATGGTGGTTATTATAGGAGCGGCAGTCTATATAGTGAAGGGTGTCCTGTCCGGCGACAGTCCCCAAAAGAAGAGTAACCTTACCACGGTGACGCTCCTGAAGCCGCCTCCGCCGCTTCAGATAAAGGAAAAGCCCCCGGAACCTGAGCAGTTCAAAGAGCAGAAGAAGGAAGAGATTTTTACCGAGGCGCCGCAGGATGTCTCGCAAAGACCGGGCGATCAGGACAGTACTCCTGCAGGTGACAACCTCGGCGTGGATGCTGAGGGAACGGCAGGCGGCGACGCCTTCGGACTGGTTGGAAAGAAGGGAGGAAAGAGCCTTATTGGCGGAGGGGGAACTGACGGCGGCCTGGGCAAGCTGTCACTGTTGACGAAATTCTCCGGCTATACCCGCCTTGTGGAGGCAGAAGTCAGAAAGAAAGTGATGAAGCGCCTTGATGAAGAAGGCGGTATACCAAAGGGAAAGCTTCAGGCGGTTGCGCGGGTGAGCGTGGACGGCAAGGGTGTGATCGTCAGCTACAGGATTATCGGCTCTTCGGGGGACCATAGGATGGACGAAGCAATCAATAAGGCCCTCAACTACGCAAAGATCAGCGAGCCTCCGCCCGACGGAATGCCCAGGACAATGGTCATTAAAATTACTTCCCAGGGCTGAGGCATGACAAGGGAGGGGGAGCATTTTGCACAGCCTTGGATAAAGGAATTTGTCATAATGAGCGCAAGCGGTGAGATAACCGGGCATCGGACTCGTCCTCGGGCCGCACACGGTAGAACAGGTGGGCTGATGGCGGCCGGTCAATCGTATTCCCGGTTGTCAGGGACGGGAATGCAACGATGATTCGCACGTTTGCCGTTATTCTTCTGCTGATTGTTGTGACCGCAGCTGTCTATTGGCAGGTGAGGTCTCATGATTTCGTGTATTACGACGACCAGGAGTACGTTTTTGAAAATGCGCATATTCATGATGGCCTGACGTTGAAGGGTGTCCGATGGGCCTTTACAACTACCTATGCAGCGAATTGGCACCCCCTGACTTGGCTTTCTCACATGGCTGACCAGCAGGTTTTCGGAGGAGCGCCGGCTGGACCGCACTTGGTGAATGTACTTCTCCATATTCTCAGCTCTGTCATGCTGATGGTGGTGCTCTTGAGGATGACGGGTGCGTTTTGGCAAAGTGCCCTCGTTGCGGCTTTATTCGCCATCCATCCCCTTCACGTGGAATCGGTAGCCTGGGTGGCTGAACGGAAGGACGTGCTGAGCACATTCCTCTTTATGCTTACGCTTCTCCTATATGTGCGGTATGTCGAGCATCCGGCGATGACCAGATATCTTGCATCGCTTTCTTGCTTCTTCTTTGGGCTCATGGCAAAGCCGATGCTCGTGACGCTGCCCTTCGTGCTGCTCCTCCTGGATTTCTGGCCGTTGAAGCGTTTTGATCATTTGTCGTTTCTGCGAAATATGAGACAGTCGGTGGGAAAGTCCCTGGCGCGCATAGTCCTCGAAAAACTCCCGTTCTTCCTGTTATCGGTACTTTCGTCCGTCATTACCGTAGTGGCACAACAGAGCGCAATGCCCTCCTTTCGCCAGTACCCCCCGGGTTTCCGGATGGGCAATGCAATAAACTCATATGCGACCTATCTCATCAAGATGATCTGGCCTTCTGATCTGGCTGTTTTCTATCCGTTGGCGTCTCAGTTCGATCCCTGGAAGCTGGCCGGGGCGGGGACGTTACTTGTAGCGGTATCACTATGGGCGGTCACGGTGTCGCGAAAACGTCCCTATATCCTTGTCGGATGGCTGTGGTATCTTGGCACCCTTGTTCCGGTCATCGGCATCGTTCAAGTCGGATCACAGTCCATGGCAGACCGCTATACATATGTACCATCAGTCGGAATCTTCATCATGACAGCGTGGGGTCTCTCGGAGGCGGTGGCAAGATGGTCCCGTCTTAAGACTACTGCCGTGGCCTCAGCGGTTATGGTGCTCATCGCCTTATCAGCTCTGACATGGGTACAAATCGGCTATTGGAAAAACACGTTCACGCTTTTTACCCGCTGCGTTTCTGTAACGCAAAACAATCATGTGGCTCTCGGTGTGCTCGGAAAATATCTGTTAAAGAAGGAGCAGCCAGCCGAGGCACTGGTATTTCTGCAGCAGTCTCTAGCGTTGAAGCGTGATGATGCTGAAGTACAGCACGGGATTGGTACGGCCCTGTTCAAACTCGGGAGGGAGGCCGAGGCTGCTGCGTATATTTCGAACGCAGTACGACTGAATCCAAAGGACGCACGTGCTCATCACGACCTCGGAATACTCATGCGCAGGAGCGGCGACTCCGACGGCGCTGTTAGGGAGTTTCAAGAAGCTGTCCGTATCGAGCCCGATGATCTGTCTTATCACTTCGAGTTGGGCGTCTCTCTTGTTGATGCGGGACGACTGGACGAAGCGATTGAGCAGTACACCGAGGTATTGAGGCAAGACCCCGCTCACGCAAATGCCCATGTCAATGTCGGCGTTGCGCTGGCACGGAAGGGAAACATGAGCGAGGCAATAGAGCATTTTTCAAGGGCCGTCGAACTCGCTCCGACCGATGAGACGGCACGCCAAAACTTGGAACTCGCAAGGCGCAGGCTGGTCGCTGTCAAGAGCGATAGAACGTAATTGATATCTCTCTACACGCCTGTCCGGCAGTCGGCACAATTGGCGTTAAGGGTAAAGCAGCTTCTGCAAGTCTCGTCTTCCGAGGGTATGCACCGGTGACCTCTGTACAGTCGGCATAATGCCTTCTTGTCATTGATCCGTCTGAGGACCCACATCTCGTATTCCTTCTTCTTTTTCGCAAAATCCCGTGGATTCATCTTTATCGCCTCCTTT contains the following coding sequences:
- a CDS encoding TonB C-terminal domain-containing protein; the protein is MPAKQDKRISVVSWALFGLMVVIIGAAVYIVKGVLSGDSPQKKSNLTTVTLLKPPPPLQIKEKPPEPEQFKEQKKEEIFTEAPQDVSQRPGDQDSTPAGDNLGVDAEGTAGGDAFGLVGKKGGKSLIGGGGTDGGLGKLSLLTKFSGYTRLVEAEVRKKVMKRLDEEGGIPKGKLQAVARVSVDGKGVIVSYRIIGSSGDHRMDEAINKALNYAKISEPPPDGMPRTMVIKITSQG
- a CDS encoding tetratricopeptide repeat protein — its product is MIRTFAVILLLIVVTAAVYWQVRSHDFVYYDDQEYVFENAHIHDGLTLKGVRWAFTTTYAANWHPLTWLSHMADQQVFGGAPAGPHLVNVLLHILSSVMLMVVLLRMTGAFWQSALVAALFAIHPLHVESVAWVAERKDVLSTFLFMLTLLLYVRYVEHPAMTRYLASLSCFFFGLMAKPMLVTLPFVLLLLDFWPLKRFDHLSFLRNMRQSVGKSLARIVLEKLPFFLLSVLSSVITVVAQQSAMPSFRQYPPGFRMGNAINSYATYLIKMIWPSDLAVFYPLASQFDPWKLAGAGTLLVAVSLWAVTVSRKRPYILVGWLWYLGTLVPVIGIVQVGSQSMADRYTYVPSVGIFIMTAWGLSEAVARWSRLKTTAVASAVMVLIALSALTWVQIGYWKNTFTLFTRCVSVTQNNHVALGVLGKYLLKKEQPAEALVFLQQSLALKRDDAEVQHGIGTALFKLGREAEAAAYISNAVRLNPKDARAHHDLGILMRRSGDSDGAVREFQEAVRIEPDDLSYHFELGVSLVDAGRLDEAIEQYTEVLRQDPAHANAHVNVGVALARKGNMSEAIEHFSRAVELAPTDETARQNLELARRRLVAVKSDRT
- a CDS encoding DUF2341 domain-containing protein, which produces MNRKDLVMARHAVTKMLLTLIGLAFFCCVCTVPDAHAWWDAKWKQRKKIQFDTSSKGADIKDALTDVPVLLRLHTGNFSFSSAKTDGSDLRFVSSDDKSPLKFHIEKFDPKEEIALIWVKVPRISGGSNQDSVWLYYGNPSAPDGQDTGGTYDVNQVAVYHFGEKEGNPKDSTAYGNHATSFSGKLGLPSAVGNGVQFSGSGAKMTIAKTPSFNFAKGFTFSAWVRPSQPTGNVTLFSWGERGESIMIGIDDMKAYSSLDLGGGRNGSTLKTAVLDPKHWHHLALTVDPEKHITLYVDGAEAASSKFKGTVPAPSGDMAIGASATGINSFAGDLDEVELSNIARTGAWIKEAFQSQGQDGLLTSVLDEESGSGETESLTVHLMRVIVRTITLDGWLIIGFLVIMGCASLFIFQRKVMTLRQSRKGNEVFSQSFRQIGHLTELLERDQDFLGSSLYKVYSAGCEELKRLAEKTGESSTKGKGLSGRAMEGFRAAVEKEAMYESRRLSAGMVILNMSVAGGPFLGLLGTVWGVMNTFANLAESGEANLTAIAPGVASALACTLAGLLVAIPSLFASSYVTGYIKNVNADMNVFIDDFILRLQEERGDGR
- a CDS encoding biopolymer transporter ExbD produces the protein MRKNPYDDNEIYDEINVVPMLDLAWNLLLVFMIVVTASVQGISVNLPKASAATGKVKATTKAITITAEGTIYLDSFPVTMGELEDRLRQYKAADPNFPVVIRGDEKIEYKSVIEILDLLQKLEINQLALVTQKLVK